The DNA region CCTCGCGCTCGGCGACGCCGGCCTTCCAGTAGCCGTAGGCCATGGTCAGCTGGTACAGGTCGGTCGCCAGCGCGAGCGACGAGCGATACAGCGTGGCCAGCGGCGAGCTCGGATCGGTCATGGGGGGCTCCGACAGGTGGTGGTGGCGATTTTCGACAGCCGGCGATGGCAAGCCGGCGCGAGTTCGCGACAATGCCGGCTGCGACGCCGGATCCGCGCTGGGACGGCTTAAAGTGTAATATGTACACGAACAAGCCCGCCGTCAAGCCATGGTGATCGTCTGGGGCGAGGTCCTGTGGGATCAGTTTCCAGACGGCGACCAGCTCGGCGGGGCGCCGGCGAACGTCGCGTGGCACCTGGCCGGCCTGGGCGCGCGGGTCGAGCTGGTGACCCGGGTCGGCGCGGACGCCGACGGCGCCCGGGCCCGCGCGCGCCTGACCGAGCGCGGGGTCGGCCTGGCGCTGGCGCAGGTGGATCCGCTGCGCGCGACCGGCGCGGTCGCGATCACGCTGGTCGACGGCGAGGCCCGCTACCGCCTCGAGCCCGGGCGCGCGTGGGAGCACCTCGAGCTGACGCCCGAGATCGCCGCCGCCCTGCCGGGTGCGCGCGCGATCGTCTACGGCACGCTGGCCCAGCGCACGCCCGCCGGGTTGGCCGCGCTGACCGCCGCGCTGGCCGCCGCGTCGCCGCGGGTGCTGCGGGTGTGCGATCCCAACCTGCGCGGCAGCGCGGCCACCGCCGCCGACGACCTGGCGCTGACCGCGGCGTTGACCGCCGCCGACGTGGTCAAGCTCAACGAGCGCGAGGTCGACGAGGTCGCCCGGCGCCTGGGCCACGCGGATCCGGTGGCGTGGCTGCTCGACCGCGGCGCGCGCCTGGTGGCGATCACCCGCGGCGCCGCCGGCAGCACGTGGTACGCGCCCGGGCGCACGCTCGAGGTCCCGGCGATCGCGGCGACCGCGGGCGGCGACAACGTGGGCTGCGGCGACGCCTACGTCGCTGGGCTGGTGTACGGGTTGATCAACGGCTGGCCGTGGCGACGCGTGGGCCACCTGGCCAGCGCGCTCGCCGCCGATGTCGCCGGCGTCCGCGGCGCGACGCCCGCGATCGACGGCCGCGCGCGGGTCGAGCGCCTGCCGACGGAGGCGGCGTGACCGCGCCCGCACGGCCACCGCCGATGCGCCGGGCCACGCCGGCGCCGGCCGACGGAGCCGGCCTGACCGCGCTTGGGCGGCCGCCGCTGCTGGCGCGCGCCGGGCCGCTGCTGGTGCTGGCCCTGGCCACGCTGTACGTCGCGCTGATGTACCGGCGGGTGTTCGCCGGCGAGCTGGCGGGCGACGACAACACCTTCCACTGGGCCGAGGCCGTGCGCATCGCCGACGGCCTGCGCCACGGCGACCTCGACCTGTGGAACCCATCGGCGAACGCCGGGTTCCCGACCGGCTACTACTACCAGCTGCTGCCGGCCGCGGTGCCGGGCGCGCTGGCGGCGGTGTTCGGACACACGCTGTTCTGGTTCCAGCTCGCCATCTTCCTGCCGCTGGTGCTGGTGCCCGCCGCCGGCTACCGCGCGCTGCGGGTGCTCGACATCGATCCGTGGCCGGCGCTGGGCGGCGGCGTGGCGATCGCGGTCACGCTGTCGAACTCGAAGTGGGGCCACGGCGCCGACGGGGTGTTCGCGGTCGGGCTGTTCACGCAGGTGTCCGCGTTCGCGGCGTTCCCGCTAGCGCTGGCCCACGGCCTGGTGTGGCTGCGGCGCGGCACCAACCTCGCGAGCGCGATCGGCTGGGGCGTGTTCGTCGGTGTCAGCCACCCGGTCGCGGGCATGGCGCTGGGCGCGGCCCTCGCGCCGATCGCGTGCACGACCGCGTTGGCGCAGGTGCTCGCGTCGGTGTCGTGGTGGCCCTACCCAGCGCCGCAGCCCGGCGCGCCGGCGTGGCGGCCGCTGGTGCGCGTGGTCGTGCTCGGCGCCGGCCTGCTGATCGCCTCGGCCGCGGCGTGGGCGCCGACGCTGATCGACTACCAGGCGTTCGGCGGCTTCCCGCACCGGCTGCCCGACGAGGCCGGCCCCGGCTTCGCGAAGCTCGCGCGCTGGCTCGCGAGCGGCAAGTTCCTCGACGAGGGCCGGCGCCAGATCCTGACCGCGCTGGTGCCCTTGGGGCTGATCGTCGGCGCGCTGCTCGATCGCCGCGCCCACGCGCTGCGCGCGTTCCTGGTGGCGGCGCTGGTGTTCGCGTTCGTGATCGGCATCGGCAAGACGCTCAAGAGCCAGGACGATCTGTTCCCGGCGGTGCGCTTCATGGGCGCGCTCCAGATCGTGCTGGCGATGGGCGTCGGCGCCGGCGCGATCGGCCTGGCGCAGCGGGTGATCCGGTGGGCCGATCGGCTGCGCGACGGCGTCTACCTGCAGGGCGCGATGGGCGCGCTCGTGGGCGTCGTGCTGGTCGGGCTGGCGCCGACGTTCGCGACCCAGCACGATCGCGTGCGCATCTCGACCGACTGGGACACGGTCTACCGCGACGAGCTGCGCACGATCATCCCGGCGATCGCGGCGGCGCGGCCGGGGCGCTTGCAGAACCGCGGCCCCGAGAACCACTGGGCGATGATGCTGCCGTACATCGAGGTCGACCGGCCGACGCTGGTCGCCTACGGCGGGGCGGCGCTGCAGTCGTCGCCGAACTTCGTCTACCTGTGGGCCACGCCGTCGCCGGTGCGCGCGGCCTGGATCTACGACGCGCCGCTGGTGCTGACGACGCCCGAGCGCGGCCCCGACATCGGCGGCACGTTGCTCGCGCACACCGCCCACTTCGAGCTGCGCGAGCTGGCGGCGCCGGGGCTGGTGGCGCCGGTCCAGGTCACCGGCGAGCTGCCGGCCGGGCGCGCGGCGATGCGCAAGGCCGTGCTGCACTGGCAGGACACCGACGCCGCGATGCACAGCCAGGTGCTGGCCCACCACGGCCACGGCATCGCCGGGCCGCCGCCCGACGGCGACGCCCGCGCGATCGTGCGCGGACGCTCGCGCATCGACGCCGATCTCGACGCGCGCGCGGCGACGACCTTCGCGATCCGCGAGAGCTGGCACCCGCGCTGGCGGGCCACGCTCGACGGGCGCCCGGCCCGCGTCCGCCGCATCAGCCCCGACATGATGGCCGTCGACGTCGTCCCCGGCATGCACCACCTCACGCTCAGGTTCGTCCGGCCCTGGTGGACCTGGGCCTCCTGGTCGCTCTGGCCGCTCGCGATGATCCTCGCCGCGTGGTGGTCCCGCCGCCGCGCGCCGTGACTCGAGATCGCCTCGCTCCCGATCGGCTGACACCCGGCCGGCCTCACGGCCGGCGACACCCGATCGGCGGATCACCCGGCCGGCGCTCCCGATCGGCTGACACCCGGCCGGCGCTCCCGATCGGCTGACACCCGGCCGGCGCTCCCGATCGGCTGAAACACCCGGCCGGCGCTCCCGATCGGCTGACACCCGGCCGGCGCTCCCGATCGGCTGAACACCCGGCCGGCGCTCCCGATCGGCTGAAACACCCGGCCGGCGCTCCCGATCGGCTGACACCCGGCCGGCGCTCACCGATCGGCTGACACCCGGCCGGCGCTCCCGATCGGCTGAACACCCGGCCGGCGCTCCCGATCGGCTGAAACACCCGGCCGGCGCTCCCGATCGGCTGAAACACCCGGCCGGCGCTCCCGATCGGCTGACACCCGGCCGGCTGACACCCGACCCGGCCGGCGCTCCCGATCGGCTGACACCCGATCGGCGGACCTCCCGATCGGCTGACACCCGGCCGGCGCTCCCGATCGGCTGACGTCCCGATCGGCTGACACCCGGCCGGCGCTCCCGATCGGCTGACACCCGGCCGACCGAGACACCCGGCCGACCGAGCGGCTCGGAATGTCAGCCGATCGGGACGCCAGGCATCAGCCGCTCACCTGACGTGGGGCAGCCGTGCGCCGGTAGGTGGAGGCTAGTGCGCCGAGCCGACGTAGTCGAACAGCCGCACCGGCAGGGTGGGCGGCGTCACCGAGCACGCCCCGCCCGAACCAGAGCCGACGTCGACGCCGACGGTGCCTGCGAAGATCAGCCCGCCCGAGCCAGTGGCGTTGATGCACGGGTCGCCGCTGCCGGCCAGTCGGAACGGCGCGCCCGAGCCGCCGTACGCGGTGATCGTGTGGAAGGTCTCGCTGGCCGGGTCGACCGTCGAGAAGTCGAAGATGAGCGACAGCGGGATGCCGATGTCGGTCACCGGCGAGAGCGACGCGCTCTGGGTGCCGTCGTTGCGGGTCGACCAGCCCTTGGTGTCGGACACGAAGCACACGAAGTCGAGCGGCACCGGCGCCGTCAGCACGAGCTCGGCGCCGTCGAGCGTGCGCGTCAGGGTGGTCGTGCGCTGGTTGGTGAGCGGCTCGTTGGTCGTGCAGGCCAGGGTCGCGGTGACCGCGCCGGCGCCGCCCGGGCCAGGGCCGTGATCGATCGTCGCGAACGCGCTGCCGCCTGCCGGCGCCATGATCGGGTTGGGCGTGACGACGGGGGTCAGGCCCGACGGACCTCCGCTGACGTCTTCAACGCAGTTCATCGACAGCGGCTGCGTGCCGATGTTGTTCACCGACAGGTTGGTCGTCAACGCCGCCGGGGGCGGGCACGTCGCGAACGTCGCGGCCGGGGTGATCACGGGGAACGGCCCATCGCCGCCAGCCACCGGGATCGAGATCGGCCCCGAGCACGCGCCGACGGCGTCGATCGTGATCGTCGCGGTGACCGGCGCGCCCGCGGGCGGGTTGTACCGCAGGGCCCCGTCGGCGAACGCGCCAGCCGCGATCGTCGCAGGCAGGGCGCTCGCGAAGTCGCCCGTCGCTACGATGGCCAGGGTCGCGGGACCGTTGCCGCCGTTGGTCACGCGGATCGGCGCGTCGGTGGTGGAGCCCGACTGCTGAAAGCCGAAGTCGACTTGACCGACGGCGCTGGTCGTGAGGAATGGTCCGCGCTGGGTGTGACGCACCGGCACGTCGGTGGGGACACCGTTGGCCACGACCCGGACCACCGCGTCGACGACCCGCGGTGCGAACGGCGTCGCGATCGCCAGCCGCGTGACGGTCAGGGTCGCCATCGTGCCCGGCGCGACGGTGCCGCTGGCGGGCGTCACGGTGTAGCGCAGGTGATCGCCGTCGACCTCGACCGGCAGCGTCGCCGTGAAGGTGGCGGTGATCGAGCTGGTGTTGTTGATCGTGATCGATTGAGTGTCGGTCGAGGTCGCCCCGCACGCGACGTCGCCGAAATCGATCGCTCCCGACACCAGCACTCCGCCGGTGGTCGAGCCGGAGCCCGACAGCCGCAGCGTCGACGGCGGCGTGCCGCAGCGCGGACCGCCCCCGAGCTCGAGCGGGACCACCTCGAGATCCGCGCCGGTGCCGGTCGGTGCGTAGCGGACGGAGCCGGACACCAGCGCGCCCGGCAGCAGATCAGCGAAGCCGTTGGTGCCGAAGGTGATCGTGAAGTCGGGGTTGGACAGCGGCCGGAACCCCAGGTTGGTGGCGCCATTGCCGGTGTTCGACACCACGAACGACAGGGTCGAGTTCGTACCCAGCGGGACGTCGCCGAAGTTGATCGACGGCGGGCTGATGCCGATCTGGGCGCCGCGCGTAGTCGCGGTCGCGGTGACGCTCTCGGTCGTGTGGCCCGGGATGTCGGTCGTCACCGTGAGCATCGCCGTCAGCGGTGCGCCGGCGATGGCGGTGGCCGGCACCTGGGCCGTGACCGTGAACGTGGTCGAGGTGCCCGCGAGGATCGTCACCGCCGCCGGCGTCACCGCGAACGCCGGATCCGAGGACGCGAACGAGATCGCCACGTCGGCAGCGCCCGCGGGGTTGGTCAGCGTGACCATCGCCTGGGCCATGCCGCCGCAGTCACCCGCCCCCAGATCGATCGAGCGTGGCAGGTCCAGCGGGCCGACCGCCGACGCATCCGCGCCGCGGCTGTCGGCACCAGCCGCGTCGATGATCGCCGTCGACGAGTCGTCGCATGAACTGGCGGCGAGCGCGAAGAGCGTGGTGAGTACGGCGAGCTGGCGCATGCGGGGTCCCCCTGGGGCGCATCGTCGCACAGGCCCGCGCGTCCCGGGCGAGCTCGAGCCATCCGCGTCGACAGGTCGGTCCGCGGGTGTCCGCACCCGCCCGGCCGACGAGTCTCCATCGACGGACCCTCGCGATCCGACGACTGTCGGCGGTGGCACCGACGTTGGAGGTCCCGGGGAGGGCCGGCGCTCGGACGCGACGGAGTCAGGCGGTACGATCGTGATCTGCGGCGTGCCGGTGAGATAGGAGGACCGACCGGACCGCGGGCGAAGGTGTGCGGTCGCGCGGCCTCGCGTCGCAGCGACCAGGAGCGAGGCGATCGGTCCAGGGTGGCCGGAAGCTCGCTGGCGGCCGGACGTACCATCGTGGGCGCGGCATTGCGCCCAGCGGGAACGCGGTGAGCACGTCGTCGGTCGACGCGTCACCACGCTCACGGACGCGCGCGGCGGCGGCCACGAAGGTTGAGCGGAACGACCGATAGCTCTCGACGTACCTGGCGCGAGACTCGACCGAGGAGGCGTGACACGGCGGGGCCGGCGTCGGGCGAAATCCCCGTGCGCGGCGGGTCGTCGAGACCCGGCAGACCGCCTCGGCGCCCTTGACGTCGGCACCTTCGTGCTCGGCCTCGATCGACCTGAGCATCTCGAGGTGCTTCGCTCGGAGTTGCTCGCTCGACAAGTGGGCCCACGGTCGGATCGGGGCGAGCTCGATGTCGACGCACTCGGCCAGCGCCTCGATCGGACGTGGGTTGACCCGCCGCGCATTGCGGGTGAGGACGTCGAGCGACGTGTACCGCGCCTCGACGACCATGTCGCTGACGAGCGCGCGGGTCGACGACGCGCCGGGCCACTCGATCGGCGAGGCGACCAGTCCCGCCTCGGGCCCCTGCGCCATCAGGTAGCGCAGCCGCGCGATGATCGCCTCATCGTCGACGATGGCGATCGGGCGACCACGTCGGCTCCAGAACGGTCCGCGACGACCCCGCAGCTTGTTGATCTGCCGAGCGATGTTCGAGTGGACGTAGTTGCGGAACAGCGCGAGCTGATCGCCCTCCGTGCCGCTGTACGCCATGTGGAGGTGGTTGACCTGTACCTCGTAGGCGTGCAGCCGCACGCTCGGATACTTCTTGAGCGCCTTGCCAATCACGCCGTCGACGACGCGCTTGCACTCCGCGTCAGGGCGAAGGAGAAACAGCCCGTCGATCGTTCGGATCGTGTCCTCGTACGTGACTTCAGGCAGATACCAACGCAGCGGATACCCCATGCGCGCCTCCGTGCACGGGTCCCTATCAAGCCTCGGGCCAACTCCATGCACGCGAATTCAGGTCGGTGCCTGTCCGGCTCTGGCCGGATACCGCGCCCGGCGGCCGGTATCCGGCGGACATCGGACGGCTGAGGCCGGCGGACGGGTAAGGTGCATCAACCTACGGCGTCCGACGAATGGGTGGCGCGGCCGACGGACGGGTGAGGTGCGTCAGCCCGGGGGGGTTGAGGTGCGTCAGCCCGGGGACGGGTGAGGTGCGTCAGCCCGGGGCGTGCGTCAGCCCGGGGACGGGTGAGGTGCGTCCGCCCGGAAGCGCCCGGAAGGGGTGCGTCAGCCCGGGGGGGGCGGTCGACGAACGGGTGAGGTGCGTCACCCCGAGGCGGTCGACGAACGGGTGAGGTGCGTCACCCCGAGGTGCGTCAGCCCGGGGCGCGTCAGCTTGGGGGCGATCGACGAACGGGTGCGGTGCGTCAGCTCGGGGCGGTCGACGAACGGGTGAGGTGCGTCAGCCCGGGGAACGGGTGAGGTGCGTCAGCCCGGGAAGCAGTGCGTCAGCTCGGGGGCGGTCGACGAACGGGTGAGGTGCGTCAGCCCGGGGAACGGGTGAGGTGCGGCAGCCCGGGGAGGTGCGTCAGCCCGGGGAAGTGCGTCAGCTCGGGGGCGGTCGAGAAACGGGTGAGGTGCGTCAGCCCGAGGAACGGGTGAGGTGCAGCCCGAGGAACGGGTGAGGTGCGTCAGCCCGAGGAACGGGGGAGGTGCGTCAGCCCGGGAACGGGTGAGGTGCGTCAGCCCGAGGAGCGGGTGAGGTGCGTCAGCCCGGGAACGGGTGAGGTGCGTCAGCCCGGGATCGGGTGAGGTGCGTCAGCCCGGGAACGGGTGAGGTGCGTCAGCCCGGGAACGGGTGAGGGGCGTCAGCCCGGGGTGCGTCAGCCCGGGAACGGGTGAGGCGTCAGCCCGGGACGCGCGGCAGCGGCATCTTCAGCGTGTACAGCGCGAGGCGCCAGACGCCGTCGATCTTCACGAACTTGAAGCTACCCTTGACGGTGTAGTTCTTGAACTCGATGAGGCAGTCGACGCTGGTCGAGGTCTTGTTCGGCGAGATCCGCGCCCAGGTGACGTCGAGGACGCGCACGAACGCGCCGAGGGCGGCGTGGCGCTCGCGCTCGGTCCGCTGGAAGTCCTCGAGCGTGATCGACTCGCGGAACCCCTCGGCGGCGTCCTGGTAGACCGCGTCGACGTCGCCATCGAACGAGCGCGTGATCACGTCGTTGACCAGGCCCCGCAGCTCGATCCGGTTGCCCTCGACCCGGTCACGCCGGGCCTCGGCCGAGCCGACCACCTTGGCGAGTTCGGGGGGCACCTCGACCGAGAGGCCGAGCAGCTTCCACGCCCCGGCCTCACGCCGAAAACTGACGCTGCCGCGGGTCGCCGCCCGATCGAAGGCCAGGCGCACGTCGACCCGGCCGGTCTGCCCGCCCGGGCCTCGGTTGGTCTCCGTGGAGATCACCGACGTGACCTCGCGGAACCGACCCAACGATTGGTTGAGGTCCGTCATCTTGGCGACGAACGTGTCCTCGAGCACGATCTCCTGGAACCGCTCCGACGACGCGTCGTAGACCTCCTCGAACGCGCCGTCGCGCAGCTGCACGAAGATGCGCTCAGCGTTGGGGCGAAAGTCGGGCGGGTGCCGGCCACGCAGCTGCAGTCCGACGATCACCGAGATCCACGCGAAGACGAGGCAGAAGCCGACCACGACCCCGCGCGCGAGCACGCGCCCGCGCCGGGTCCGCGGCACGCCCGGCAGGATCGTCAGCGACTCACCGACGACGTCACCGATCTTGCCGCCGACGCGATCGGTCAGCTCGGCCACGCGATCCGCGGCCTGGACCACGCGGTCGGTGATGACCGAGGCGGTGGTCGCTCGCCGACGACGACCGGCGGCCCGGCCCGAGGCCTGCCCCGACGCCTGCCCCGACGCGCCGACCGCGACCAGGATGGCGTCCGCCGTCGGCCCCGACACGTCCGCCGCCGCCGCGACCGCCCCGACCGCCCCGTCGATCGCGACGTCGATCGCCCCCGACGACGGCGCCGCGACGTCGACCGCGACGTCGATCGAGCCCGACGACTGGGCCGCGACGTCGACCGAGCCCGACGACTGCGCCCCGGTCGGCGCGGGCGCACCCAGCCTCGCCGGCGGCCCGGGCGGATCGTCGGGCGGCTGGTCGGACGCCACCGGCCTACCCTCGCCCGGCGTTCTCGACGAAGCGTGCCAGCAGCGTCCCCGCGATCTCGAGCCGGTAGATCGCGGTCGAGCGCACGTCGTCGATCGGCTTGATCGCCGCGCGCACCGCGGCGGCGACGGCGACGGCGGTGGCGGCGTTCGCCGGCTGCCCGAGCGCCGCGGCCTCTGCGGCGAGCGCCCGGATCGGCCGATCCGCGACCGCGCCGACACCGAACCGGACCGCGGCGATGCGATCGTCGGCGATCGTGATCGCGGCGGCGGCCATCACCTTGGAGATCGACTGCGCGGCCCGGGTGCCGACCTTGCGCCAGCCCAGGTAGGTGCCGGGGGCCGGCCGCGGCACGGTCACCGCGACGATCAGCTCGTCGGCCCCGAGCGCGGTGGTGCGGTAGCCGGTGCAGAACTCGCGGTACGGCACCGCGCGCGCGCCGCGCACCGACGCCAGCTCGATGGTCGCGTCGAGCGCGAGCAGCACCGGCAGGCCGTCGCCGACCGGCGACGACGTCGCGAGGTTGCCGCCGATCGTGCCGCGGTTCTGGATCTGCAGCGCCCCGACCTCCTGTGCCGCCGCCGGCAGGATCGACCAGCCCGCGGCCAGCTCGGCCGAGGTCGCGATCGTCCGCCAGGTGGTGCCGGCGCCGATCCGCACGCCGTCGTCGGTCAGCGCGACGCCGTCGAACCGCCCGGCCACGTCAAGCACGCCGCCGGGCACCCGCTTGTGATGCGCGCTGACCAGCAGATCAGTGCCGCCGGCCAGGACCAGG from Myxococcales bacterium includes:
- a CDS encoding choice-of-anchor D domain-containing protein, giving the protein MRQLAVLTTLFALAASSCDDSSTAIIDAAGADSRGADASAVGPLDLPRSIDLGAGDCGGMAQAMVTLTNPAGAADVAISFASSDPAFAVTPAAVTILAGTSTTFTVTAQVPATAIAGAPLTAMLTVTTDIPGHTTESVTATATTRGAQIGISPPSINFGDVPLGTNSTLSFVVSNTGNGATNLGFRPLSNPDFTITFGTNGFADLLPGALVSGSVRYAPTGTGADLEVVPLELGGGPRCGTPPSTLRLSGSGSTTGGVLVSGAIDFGDVACGATSTDTQSITINNTSSITATFTATLPVEVDGDHLRYTVTPASGTVAPGTMATLTVTRLAIATPFAPRVVDAVVRVVANGVPTDVPVRHTQRGPFLTTSAVGQVDFGFQQSGSTTDAPIRVTNGGNGPATLAIVATGDFASALPATIAAGAFADGALRYNPPAGAPVTATITIDAVGACSGPISIPVAGGDGPFPVITPAATFATCPPPAALTTNLSVNNIGTQPLSMNCVEDVSGGPSGLTPVVTPNPIMAPAGGSAFATIDHGPGPGGAGAVTATLACTTNEPLTNQRTTTLTRTLDGAELVLTAPVPLDFVCFVSDTKGWSTRNDGTQSASLSPVTDIGIPLSLIFDFSTVDPASETFHTITAYGGSGAPFRLAGSGDPCINATGSGGLIFAGTVGVDVGSGSGGACSVTPPTLPVRLFDYVGSAH
- a CDS encoding FAD binding domain-containing protein, giving the protein MTAYLRPRDDQHALELRAAHPDYLVLAGGTDLLVSAHHKRVPGGVLDVAGRFDGVALTDDGVRIGAGTTWRTIATSAELAAGWSILPAAAQEVGALQIQNRGTIGGNLATSSPVGDGLPVLLALDATIELASVRGARAVPYREFCTGYRTTALGADELIVAVTVPRPAPGTYLGWRKVGTRAAQSISKVMAAAAITIADDRIAAVRFGVGAVADRPIRALAAEAAALGQPANAATAVAVAAAVRAAIKPIDDVRSTAIYRLEIAGTLLARFVENAGRG